GCTTCTGGGCCAAATTAGGTGACAAAAAGGttgttttttcaagtttttcctcACTTGAAACAGCTTTGAGAAAGGCTTTATGGTTTGCTACATGTGAATTTGTTTTGGTGTAGGGTTTGACATCAGTCCAGGGTGTCTTCATCAAGCAAGGGAAATAGCAGGAGGAAGGCAAAATTCGACTTATGGAGACCCTGAAAAATTCGTGGCAGGAGGACACCATCGGATTTGTTGATCTTGCATTAGGTTGGCTTGATTACTTGATCAGCATATTGAAGGACATTGCTGGCCTGAAGATTGTGCATGAGGAGAGGTTGCCATTGGTGTCTGCATGGATACAAGATTTTGCAGATGCTCAGATAATTAAAGATAACTGGCCACCTCAAGCCCAAATGCTTGCCAATTGCCATGCCCTTCTTGATGCCAGCTGCACAGCAGCAGCATCTAAATGAACCAGTTCATGATTCCTGCCATGAACCTCTAGGGTTAATGAAGTAGAATGAATAAGAATCAGATACATATCATATTGCATATCAATGTGTGTATGTGTGCAAGTGGAATTTTCAAATAAGTTTGTATTTGAAGTACCATAAAGGGAGGGCTCTGTGCtctatttctttcctatttaaGAACTCCTTGCAAGTATCATTATTAGAAAGCCCTGTCCTCAGCTATTTTGAGTCTGAGACAAAAATTgcatttcaaaaaacaaaatggtTTTCATATTGATATTTGATATTGAAGAGCTCACAAAAAAGTTTGACATCTGGCAAATTACAAATGAAAACTTCAAGCCTATAACTCAAATCAGATTTTAACACCATGAACAGTATGGTGCATTTTGCAGAAATCAAGTCCAATCCAGTAAAATACTGTCTATGACGCAATAAGGTACAGAATTGCAGGCAAAAGGCTCTTTTAATTTCCAAAGCAAGAAATGAACAggggaaagagaaaagaatcaTTATTGATGCAATTGCTGATGACACACCTCTAGCAACAAGTACTACATACAATGCCTTTATGATAATGTAAAAGGACACAGAATTTCAAACATTTCCAAGAAATCAGGAACCAGAAAATGGGAATGGAACTCTGACCACCTTGACTAACTCCTCGACCTTTTCTTAAACTTCTCCATGTAAAGGACATGCATAAGGAAGAATGTGAACAGAACCAGAAAACGATGAATCACGAGTTAAAATGCATATACCAGATACCTAAAAATCCAACATCCttccaaaaggaaaaacaaaagcacatgaaaagaaaatgcaCATGAATTTGCAAACTTACTTTGCTTTCCTTATTTAGTTGCTTTCTCCATTAAGATCAAACCCCCCAGTATCAATTAGGCCAAATCTCAAGGTTTCTTATACTTCTCAATTctacaacaaaaaagaaaatgaacaacgtgacaaaaagtacaaaaaaaatatgaatgtaggaaaaaaaaaaatcaaaagtggCCTAAAAAAAAAGCATCTGGAGGAAGTTGTGTTTTAGTTGTTTATAGAATTTCTTTATTTCAGTTCCCTTTTCTACATACAATCTTGAAAAGGGACGAGGTTACTCCTCAATTCCAGAAGCCTGAGAATTTTGTTTACAGAATTTGCTTCATGTGATCAAATTCATTCAAATGAAAACACTACATAGTCTAGCTTCTCATCAAGTAATTTCCAGGTGTGAGAGTAACTAGTTAAGGGGTGACTCAATAAGATGTAATCTCAATCATAACtttaattaacttattaaaATATCAGCCATATTCCAAACTTAGGGGCATATATTTTCTTACTCGAGCTTCTGCCACCATTGGAAACTTCAGGTTATGACAAAGGGATTTTGACAGCTGACTATCTCTGGACCCCAATTTCagctaaaatatttcaaacaacTTTATGGTGTCATATGGGAACTTGAGAGGTAAGTTGTACTTTGATGCTCCCAATACTCCTGCAATAAAAAAGCTGGGTATCAAAACATTGAACATGATCAAATAATGGCATAATGTGAAGCCAGTCTGACCTTTCCCAATATGGGCATCCATATGATACATAAAAAATGCTCCCTTTTTCTTCCATTGTCAATCTTGTTCAATCATTCAAAGATGTTATCATATCCCTTACCAATAATCTCCACAACTACAGGCTCCATCCTTGAACACATGAAAGCGATTGGCATCTCTAACTAATAATTCTCTTTGCACTATCTTTGATATGTACTTGGTCACAGTGTGGCAATCCTCACAAACCCGAAGATTTTTCATTACCTGCAAAGGGGTACCTGGTTTAGTATTTAACAACCCAAATGCTATG
The sequence above is drawn from the Vitis riparia cultivar Riparia Gloire de Montpellier isolate 1030 chromosome 15, EGFV_Vit.rip_1.0, whole genome shotgun sequence genome and encodes:
- the LOC117932024 gene encoding glutathione S-transferase U8-like; translation: MTLPIMKKKRKKKEDIKAGLQRLCVEDVVVVTVLTVLVHNGKTGDELLVILKNIDEGRKQAALLPKDPYQKVRACFWAKLGDKKEDTIGFVDLALGWLDYLISILKDIAGLKIVHEERLPLVSAWIQDFADAQIIKDNWPPQAQMLANCHALLDASCTAAASK